The following proteins are encoded in a genomic region of Cryptomeria japonica chromosome 11, Sugi_1.0, whole genome shotgun sequence:
- the LOC131041349 gene encoding ATP-dependent DNA helicase PIF1-like translates to MAHAKYILIDEMSFIGQNMLENIDSRLRQEFPQNAQISFGGISIILVGDLGQLPPVNDRPAYDSNRRAKLLWGEFKTVVTLDKIFRQDGENFEQQRFHQLLTNVRDANPQIEDWKLLMTRIPPNMDAANNLDFNNRVHLFSTNDNVHNHNKKMLHLLKQPVARSVATKVGSVNIVEDCSSDELELELLISKNSRVMLTSNLWIQAGLVNGALGYIRKIVYKPGSAPPEPPSYVMVEFDNYSGLPFEDHHLSTIPVTPI, encoded by the exons ATGGCACATGCCaaatacattttgattgatgaaatgagtttcATTGGACAAAACATGCTGGAAAATATAGATTCACGACTCCGACAAGAATTCCCACAAAATGCACAAATAAGTTTTGGAG GTATATCTATTATTTTGGTAGGAGATTTGGGTCAATTGCCTCCAGTCAATGATAGACCAGCATATGATAGCAACAGACGAGCAAAGTTACTATGGGGGGAATTCAAGACTGTAGTAACTTTAGATAAGATATTTAGACAAGATGGTGAAAATTTCGAACAACAGAGATTTCATCAGCTACTGACGAATGTACGAGATGCAAACCCACAAATAGAAGATTGGAAGTTGTTGATGACAAGGATCCCTCCAAACATGGATGCTGCAAACAATCTTGACTTCAataatagggtccatttgttctcTACAAATGACAACGTTCATAACCATAATAAGAAAATGTTACATTTGTTGAAGCAGCCTGTTGCACGTAGTGTTGCTACGAAAGTGGGGAGTGTTAATATAGTAGAAGATTGTTCAAGTGATGAACTTGAACTAGAATTATTGATCAGTAAGAATTCAAGGGTCATGCTCACTTCAAATCTTTGGATTCAAGCTGGTCTTGTAAATGGAGCACTAGGATATATTCGAAAGATTGTCTACAAACCTGGAAGTGCTCCACCTGAACCACCGTCTTATGTGATGGTTGAGTTTGATAACTATTCTGGATTACCTTTTGAAGATCATCATTTGAGTACAATTCCAGTAACACCTATTTAG